Proteins co-encoded in one Syntrophorhabdus sp. genomic window:
- a CDS encoding 4Fe-4S binding protein has translation MNRYFHSVTLETEKCKGCTNCIKRCPVEAIRVRDGKAMIVEERCIDCGECIRECPNHAKVAVTDTLAKLSEYKYRIALPAPSFFGQFKEQVNIEDVLGAFRGIGFDEVFEVALAAEIVGYIVHEFLKDYKGKRPIFSSACPAVVRLMQIKYPDLLEQVAPFLTPMEVAARIAKEQASRRTGIPYEEIGAFFISPCPAKVTEMRNPMTTKHSAVNGVIGVNLIYKDIIRHLGDRFANGGPEKLQRATKFGMAWGYVTGESRNVAAATTLAVGGIHNVISLLEEIERGELKDVDFVELQACTGGCVGGPLNIQNLFVGRIRLRDLIKRFGTKETYFTEAELQDMYLQNRFAATEPVEPRAIMTLDEDVSRAIMKMERLDQITNELPGLDCGACGSPSCRALAEDIIRGVAFETDCVIKLREKVKILAKEILDLSRIVPTSMSGNAKEGDPGQGY, from the coding sequence ATGAACCGATATTTCCATTCCGTGACGCTGGAGACGGAGAAGTGCAAGGGATGCACCAACTGCATCAAACGGTGTCCCGTCGAGGCCATCCGCGTTCGGGACGGTAAGGCGATGATCGTTGAGGAACGCTGCATCGACTGCGGCGAATGCATTAGGGAGTGTCCGAACCACGCGAAGGTGGCGGTGACGGACACCCTCGCGAAGCTCTCGGAGTACAAATACAGGATCGCCCTGCCGGCGCCGTCGTTCTTCGGCCAGTTCAAGGAGCAGGTCAACATCGAGGATGTGCTCGGGGCCTTCAGGGGGATCGGTTTCGACGAGGTCTTCGAGGTCGCCCTTGCAGCGGAGATCGTCGGCTACATCGTTCACGAGTTCCTGAAGGATTACAAGGGCAAGCGCCCCATCTTCTCCTCCGCCTGTCCGGCGGTGGTGCGCCTCATGCAGATCAAGTACCCGGACCTCCTCGAACAGGTGGCGCCCTTCCTCACGCCCATGGAGGTGGCGGCGCGCATCGCCAAGGAGCAGGCGTCACGGAGAACGGGTATCCCTTACGAGGAGATAGGGGCGTTCTTCATATCTCCCTGCCCGGCGAAGGTCACGGAAATGAGAAATCCCATGACGACGAAACACTCCGCTGTGAACGGCGTCATCGGGGTCAACCTTATATACAAGGATATCATCAGGCACCTTGGCGACAGGTTCGCAAACGGCGGACCTGAAAAGCTGCAGCGCGCCACCAAGTTCGGCATGGCCTGGGGATACGTCACGGGAGAGTCGCGGAATGTCGCCGCGGCCACTACCCTGGCCGTCGGCGGCATCCACAACGTCATCAGCCTCCTGGAAGAGATCGAGAGGGGAGAGCTCAAGGACGTCGATTTTGTCGAGCTGCAGGCCTGCACCGGCGGCTGCGTGGGAGGGCCTCTCAACATCCAGAACCTCTTCGTGGGGCGTATCCGGCTTCGGGACCTCATAAAGCGGTTTGGGACGAAAGAAACCTATTTCACGGAGGCCGAGCTCCAGGATATGTATCTGCAGAACCGGTTTGCCGCCACTGAGCCCGTGGAACCGAGGGCGATAATGACCCTCGACGAGGACGTTTCCCGGGCGATCATGAAGATGGAGCGCCTCGACCAGATAACGAACGAACTGCCCGGTCTTGACTGCGGAGCATGCGGCTCGCCAAGCTGCCGGGCCCTTGCCGAGGACATCATCCGCGGCGTAGCCTTCGAGACGGATTGTGTTATCAAGCTCCGTGAAAAGGTGAAGATACTGGCAAAGGAGATCCTCGATCTTTCCCGCATCGTCCCGACGTCGATGAGCGGCAATGCGAAGGAGGGCGACCCCGGGCAGGGATACTGA